One Alphaproteobacteria bacterium LSUCC0396 genomic region harbors:
- a CDS encoding sulfatase-like hydrolase/transferase, with the protein MDGRQPNILLVIADQWSASRFGCAGHPTVQTPTLDQIARNGIRFTRAYSECPICIPARRTLMTGTTTRTHGDRVFRKSQPMPNLPTLAGCFSDAGYQAFCVGKLHVFPERDRIGFNDVLLSEEGRPHLAIDDYSLYLSDHGFTGSAFVHGLPNNSYIHRPWHLPEHCHATNWATQAMCRVIKRRDPTRPAFWTLSYEAPHPPLAPLAVYMEYYRQFEMEPPLEASWIDDREKLPHALQALLNYYPSFDSTALQELKRAYYALCTHLDHQLRVVLGTLREERELDNTIILFCSDHGEMLGDFGLFAKRTFYEGSAGIPMMLMGLPNDERIQPGTCDDRLVGLQDVMPTLLSLAGIDVPESCDGLSMVGEKRREMLYGDVLENNSASRMMHDGRYKLIWYPAGNIVQLFDLESDPRETRDIADLDEMKPVRDRLEKALSGSCYGKDVEEKWVQNGQLIGYDPGPYAPKVDRSFSAQRGLHYPQPPAGSVPDEVGFPE; encoded by the coding sequence ATGGATGGCCGCCAACCGAACATACTGCTCGTGATTGCCGATCAATGGTCGGCCAGTCGATTTGGATGCGCAGGTCATCCGACGGTACAAACGCCAACCCTGGATCAGATTGCCCGCAATGGTATCAGATTCACGCGCGCTTACAGCGAATGCCCAATTTGTATACCGGCCCGCAGGACGCTGATGACCGGGACGACAACCCGAACTCACGGAGACCGCGTGTTTCGGAAATCACAGCCAATGCCAAACCTTCCTACCTTGGCAGGCTGTTTCAGCGATGCGGGCTATCAAGCATTTTGTGTCGGAAAACTTCATGTATTTCCAGAGCGTGACCGAATTGGTTTCAATGATGTGCTTTTGTCAGAAGAAGGGCGGCCACATCTGGCCATAGACGATTATTCACTTTATCTTTCAGATCATGGGTTTACTGGCTCGGCCTTTGTGCATGGCCTGCCAAATAACAGCTATATTCATCGCCCGTGGCATCTTCCTGAACATTGTCATGCCACGAATTGGGCAACACAGGCCATGTGCCGCGTGATCAAGAGGCGTGATCCAACCCGTCCCGCCTTTTGGACCCTCTCATACGAGGCGCCACATCCGCCACTTGCCCCATTGGCTGTCTATATGGAATATTATCGTCAATTTGAAATGGAACCGCCTTTGGAGGCGTCTTGGATTGATGATCGGGAAAAGCTGCCTCATGCACTTCAGGCACTGCTCAACTATTATCCCAGTTTTGATAGTACTGCGCTGCAGGAACTGAAGCGGGCCTACTATGCGCTTTGCACACATCTGGACCATCAACTTCGTGTCGTGCTTGGCACCCTGCGTGAGGAACGGGAACTCGACAACACAATCATCCTTTTCTGCAGTGACCATGGAGAGATGCTGGGCGATTTTGGATTATTTGCAAAGCGCACCTTCTACGAGGGCTCGGCCGGCATCCCGATGATGCTGATGGGACTGCCGAATGATGAGCGCATTCAACCCGGCACATGTGATGACAGGCTGGTAGGGTTGCAAGATGTTATGCCGACCCTGCTGAGTCTTGCCGGTATTGATGTGCCGGAAAGCTGTGATGGACTATCCATGGTCGGAGAAAAGCGTCGGGAAATGCTTTATGGCGATGTGCTGGAGAACAACAGTGCCTCCCGGATGATGCATGATGGCCGTTATAAGCTGATATGGTATCCGGCGGGCAATATTGTGCAGCTGTTTGACCTTGAGTCGGATCCAAGGGAAACAAGAGATATTGCTGATTTGGATGAAATGAAGCCTGTGAGGGATCGTTTGGAAAAAGCATTATCTGGGTCCTGCTATGGCAAGGATGTCGAAGAGAAATGGGTGCAAAATGGCCAGCTTATAGGATATGATCCCGGACCATACGCCCCGAAGGTCGATCGAAGCTTTTCGGCGCAACGCGGACTGCATTATCCGCAGCCACCGGCAGGATCTGTGCCAGACGAAGTTGGATTTCCAGAATAG
- a CDS encoding sulfatase-like hydrolase/transferase produces MTGHNLLIIMVDEMAAQAVGAYGNRIVKTPNIDRLAARGLRFTNAYASSPICVPARAAFATGQYPHQTGYWDNVFAYDGRVRGWGHRLQEEGNRFTTIGKLHYKDDVCDTGIDEQILPMHIYGGGDVFGLERETPPARPQSASVAAEVAVGDSQYTRYDKKICALTEEWFGSRVADQGDKPWVCFTSFIAPHFPFTVPQEYIDLYNFSDVTLASKPLTKKPSIAPWWELLRFGYNFDDFFENDDHRRLALLHYYALSSFADENVGRVLTALEASGQANDTVVLFLSDHGDNMGSRGLWGKSTMYEESVRVPLILAGPQIAQGVDCNTPVGLIDAYQTVLDIVGVDLTDEDKALPGRSLLEIAGDPYDSERQVFSEYHASCARTGLMMLRKGRFKFIHYTGFGSELFDLEADPQELNDLADDPAFADILKQFERDLRALVDPEETDKRAKFDQRQRLEELGGMASIVASGGVTHTPPPGEDGQRI; encoded by the coding sequence ATGACTGGTCATAATTTGCTGATAATCATGGTTGATGAAATGGCAGCTCAGGCAGTGGGTGCCTATGGAAACCGGATTGTAAAGACGCCCAACATTGATCGTCTTGCCGCCAGAGGTTTGCGTTTTACGAATGCCTATGCCAGCTCGCCAATCTGTGTGCCTGCGCGGGCCGCATTTGCCACGGGGCAATATCCGCATCAGACCGGATATTGGGACAATGTGTTTGCCTATGATGGTCGTGTGCGAGGTTGGGGACACCGGCTGCAGGAAGAGGGAAATCGCTTTACAACAATAGGAAAGCTTCACTATAAGGACGATGTTTGTGATACAGGCATCGATGAGCAAATTCTGCCAATGCATATATATGGTGGGGGTGATGTATTTGGTCTTGAGCGCGAAACACCCCCTGCGCGACCACAGAGCGCCTCTGTCGCGGCCGAGGTTGCTGTGGGCGATAGCCAATACACACGCTATGACAAGAAAATATGTGCTCTGACCGAAGAATGGTTCGGTTCAAGGGTTGCGGATCAGGGCGACAAGCCATGGGTCTGTTTTACATCCTTCATTGCTCCTCATTTTCCTTTCACTGTGCCGCAAGAATATATTGATCTCTACAATTTTTCAGACGTCACGCTGGCTTCAAAACCACTTACCAAAAAACCATCGATAGCGCCCTGGTGGGAGTTGCTCAGGTTCGGATATAACTTCGATGATTTTTTTGAGAATGACGATCATCGTCGTCTGGCTCTGTTGCATTATTACGCTTTGTCGAGTTTTGCTGATGAAAATGTTGGTCGTGTATTGACGGCATTGGAGGCGAGCGGGCAAGCTAACGATACGGTTGTGCTGTTCCTGTCAGATCACGGAGACAACATGGGATCCAGGGGTCTTTGGGGCAAATCCACCATGTATGAGGAATCTGTCCGGGTTCCCCTGATTCTTGCCGGGCCGCAAATTGCACAGGGTGTGGATTGCAATACCCCCGTTGGTCTCATAGACGCATATCAGACCGTGCTTGACATAGTTGGGGTTGATTTGACTGATGAGGACAAAGCCTTGCCGGGTCGATCATTGCTTGAGATTGCAGGCGATCCTTACGACAGCGAGCGCCAAGTCTTCTCCGAATATCACGCATCTTGTGCAAGGACCGGACTGATGATGCTTCGGAAGGGGCGCTTCAAGTTCATTCACTACACAGGTTTTGGCTCCGAACTGTTCGATCTGGAAGCCGATCCTCAGGAATTGAATGACTTGGCTGATGATCCTGCATTTGCTGATATTCTCAAGCAGTTCGAACGGGATCTCCGCGCCCTTGTAGACCCTGAGGAAACAGACAAACGGGCAAAATTTGATCAGCGTCAGCGGCTTGAAGAGCTTGGAGGCATGGCCTCGATTGTCGCGTCGGGTGGTGTCACACATACGCCTCCCCCCGGAGAGGATGGTCAGCGCATCTGA